A region of Vespula vulgaris chromosome 1, iyVesVulg1.1, whole genome shotgun sequence DNA encodes the following proteins:
- the LOC127069310 gene encoding guanylate kinase isoform X1, with amino-acid sequence MIRLTIRFLCKSQYTTSLHCMKLLNIRKIEICTMLQKDSTPLVIAGPSGSGKSTLLKRLFEEFPDKFGFSVSHTTRNPRSGEEDGKHYYFTNKEEMQKQIDNGEFLETASYSGNLYGTSKLAVENVQRTGKICILEIEIEGVKQIKNSSLSPLYIFIKPPSINELEQRLKDRNTETDESLLRRLTIAKAELEYGEQPGNFDIVIENDNLDKAYEKLREFISSKLNVNT; translated from the exons atgattcgtCTTACAATAAGATTTCTTTGTAAATCACAATATACAACGTCCTTGCATTgcatgaaattattaaacattcgTAAAATAG AAATTTGTACAATGTTGCAAAAAGATTCTACTCCGTTAGTAATAGCTGGTCCTTCTGGAAGTGGGAAAAGTACTTTATTGAAACGACTATTCGAAGAGTTTCCAGATAAATTTGGATTTTCTGTATCGCATACAACTAGAAATCCTAGATCTGGCGAAGAGGATGGTAAACATTATTACTTtacaaataaagaagaaatgcaAAAACAGATAGATAATGGTGAATTTCTTGAAACCGCTTCGTATAGTGGAAATTTATATGGAACCAG TAAACTTGCTGTAGAAAATGTTCAACGTACtggaaaaatatgtatactagagatagaaatagaaggtgtcaaacaaattaaaaatagttcTTTAAGTCCTTtgtatatctttataaaaCCACCGTCTATAAATGAATTAGAACAACGATTAAAAGATAGGAATACGGAAACAGACGAATCTTTACTACGAAGATTAACTATTGCTAAGGCAGAATTGGAATATg GTGAGCAGCCAGGTAATTTTGATATTGTGATTGAGAATGATAATCTTGATAAAGCTTATGAGAAATTGcgtgaatttatttcttccaaaTTAAATGTCAATACATAA
- the LOC127069310 gene encoding guanylate kinase isoform X2: MLQKDSTPLVIAGPSGSGKSTLLKRLFEEFPDKFGFSVSHTTRNPRSGEEDGKHYYFTNKEEMQKQIDNGEFLETASYSGNLYGTSKLAVENVQRTGKICILEIEIEGVKQIKNSSLSPLYIFIKPPSINELEQRLKDRNTETDESLLRRLTIAKAELEYGEQPGNFDIVIENDNLDKAYEKLREFISSKLNVNT, encoded by the exons ATGTTGCAAAAAGATTCTACTCCGTTAGTAATAGCTGGTCCTTCTGGAAGTGGGAAAAGTACTTTATTGAAACGACTATTCGAAGAGTTTCCAGATAAATTTGGATTTTCTGTATCGCATACAACTAGAAATCCTAGATCTGGCGAAGAGGATGGTAAACATTATTACTTtacaaataaagaagaaatgcaAAAACAGATAGATAATGGTGAATTTCTTGAAACCGCTTCGTATAGTGGAAATTTATATGGAACCAG TAAACTTGCTGTAGAAAATGTTCAACGTACtggaaaaatatgtatactagagatagaaatagaaggtgtcaaacaaattaaaaatagttcTTTAAGTCCTTtgtatatctttataaaaCCACCGTCTATAAATGAATTAGAACAACGATTAAAAGATAGGAATACGGAAACAGACGAATCTTTACTACGAAGATTAACTATTGCTAAGGCAGAATTGGAATATg GTGAGCAGCCAGGTAATTTTGATATTGTGATTGAGAATGATAATCTTGATAAAGCTTATGAGAAATTGcgtgaatttatttcttccaaaTTAAATGTCAATACATAA
- the LOC127069284 gene encoding N-acetylglucosamine-6-sulfatase-like, with protein sequence MVLPTYIILLFYLRSFLCKGENIVLIIADDLDLVLDGMTPMNNTLNLIGGKGATFLNQFVASPICCPNRASILTGRYQHNHLTVNNSISGGCNSIEWQERQEPNTFAAYLKNEMNYITFYAGKYLNKYGSQSVGGVNHIPPGWDWWAALVGNSKYYNYTLSINGTKKEYGDEPEDYLTDVIANLVKEFFNQYNSNDNPFLMVLSPPAPHAPFTPAVRHIDKYKNIKAKRTPNFNTLTQTDKHWLVKREPSPLPQKILPKLDEIYRRRWESLLAVDELVKSVHDLLERKDLLKDTYIIFTSDNGYHIGQFSMPMDKRQPYETDIRIPLLISGPGIPHSTVTKPISSVDLFATILQIAGLEHPSDGISFLRKTLSNDRTVLIEYRGEKSNYKPNTGCPSDNDLNLALCNQELACKCEDARNNTYNCIRRISPLHNNIFCIFEDNEAFIEAYDLTQDNYQMNNIGYSMKREHRYKFRKRLKKMVSCQDNECIFTNLGNTYY encoded by the exons ATGGTTCTAccaacatatataatattattattttatttacgttcatttttatgtaaaggagaaaatattgtattaattattgctGATGATTTAGATCTAGTTCTAGATGGGATG ACACCAATGAACAATACGTTAAATCTTATTGGAGGTAAAGGTGcaacatttttaaatcaa TTCGTAGCATCTCCAATTTGTTGTCCTAACAGAGCTTCCATTCTAACCGGTAGATATCAACATAATCATTTAACAgtaaataattctatttctGGAGGTTGTAATAGTATTGAATGGCAAGAAAGACAAGAACCTAATACGTTTGctgcatatttaaaaaatgaaatgaattatattacattttatgctggaaaatatttgaataag TATGGAAGCCAAAGTGTTGGTGGGGTCAACCATATTCCACCAGGTTGGGATTGGTGGGCTGCGCTTGTTGGAAActcaaaatattacaattataccTTGTCTATTAAtggtacaaaaaaagaatatggaGATGAACCTGAGGATTACCTCACAGATGTGATA GCCAATTTAGTTAaggaattttttaatcaatacaATTCCAACGATAATCCTTTTCTAATGGTATTGTCACCTCCTGCACCTCATGCACCTTTTACACCAGCTGTAAGGCATATTGacaagtataaaaatataaaagccaAAAGAACACCAAATTTTAATACTTTGACTCAAaca gATAAACATTGGTTGGTCAAAAGAGAACCGTCGCCTCTTCCACAGAAAATATTGCCAAAATTAGATGAAATTTATAGGCGAAGATGGGAGAGCCTTTTAGCTGTCGATGAACTCGTTAAAAGTGTACATGACTTGTTAGAACGGAAAGATCTTttgaaagatacatatattatttttacatcagATAATGGATATCATATCG gACAATTCAGTATGCCAATGGATAAACGTCAACCATACGAAACCGATATAAGAATTCCATTACTGATCAGTGGTCCTGGAATACCTCACTCAACAGTAACTAAACCAATTAGTAGCGTAGATTTATTTGCTACGATCTTACAGATAGCTGGCTTAGAACATCCCTCGGATGGTATATCTTTCTTAAGAAAAACAttgtcgaacgatcgaacagttttaatagaatatagaGGAGAAAAGTCAAATTATAAGCCAAATACTGGATGTCCTAGTGATAATGATCTAAATCTAGCT CTTTGCAATCAAGAATTGGCTTGTAAATGTGAGGATGCCAGAAATAATACTTACAACTGTATTAGACGTATTTCTCCGCtacacaataatattttttgtatattcgaAGACAACGAG gCATTCATCGAAGCTTACGATTTAACACAGGACAATTATCAAATGAATAACATCGGCTATAGTATGAAACGTGAACATAGATATAAGTTTAGAAAACGTCTTAAAAAGATGGTTTCTTGTCAGGATAATGAATGTATTTTTACAAACTTAGGaaatacgtattattaa
- the LOC127069258 gene encoding uncharacterized protein LOC127069258 isoform X2, protein MVLLTSNIFSTIAITSLIGISPIWTWSIKDRRYDGYDLEKGPVFYEAYYPENNENNPTAYQEKRYFDRDAVIERTFQIPTDRREYVEDRSKNDYLDRLEHLRYDGSGGYISDPKFSMNQNYPKIEPSRNYEIARKFYNINRYAPTYIGRIRNNPEDSLSSSSSSSSSLSSKDLENWNSLESYLRFDPSFADRRNVDKIDINRSNFRVIPERDLNQENIFQKEDDDNSETESLRNIRNNLSAASFRDIQPLEISKEFESIRRVSPRDLQDRNSFDTINTINHMRYPRQQYRYFGNTNNPESQAWISNVKNLRNEQIEEIPRNVDSLPSENIFVPRPQVINYIFSKDSSIERTEKPITMKEITRTNDEPRKYGDNLLQEELNKEEEEETKDKSTKVTSIEISEVPRHKIRHHHGEWLRDFSRGQN, encoded by the exons ATGGTACTACTaacaagtaatatattttctacgatagCGATAACAAGTCTGATAG GTATATCACCGATTTGGACATGGAGCATAAAGGATCGTCGATACGATGGTTATGATCTAGAAAAAGGTCCCGTATTTTATGAAGCTTACTATCcagaaaataacgaaaacaaTCCAACAGCGTACCAAGAAAAGCGTTATTTCGATCGGGACGCTGTGATTGAGAGAACGTTTCAAATACCTACTGACCGAAGGGAATATGTCGAAGATAGATCGAAAAACGACTATCTCGATCGTTTGGAACATCTACGGTACGATGGATCAGGAGGATATATTTCCGATccgaaattttcaatgaatcaAAACTATCCGAAAATTGAACCGTCGAGGAATTATGAAATCGCAcgtaaattttacaatataaatcgTTATGCACCGACCTACATCGGACGAATTCGAAATAATCCGGAAGAttcattatcgtcatcatcgtcctcgtcttcttcgttgtcatcaaaagatttagaaaattGGAACTCATTGGAGAGTTACTTACGCTTTGATCCAAGCTTCGCTGATCGTCGTAACGTTGACAAGATTGACATAAATAGATCCAATTTCCGAGTAATTCCGGAACGTGACTTAAATcaggaaaatatatttcaaaaagaagacgacgacaacaGCGAAACCGAATCCCttcgaaatattcgaaacAATCTATCTGCTGCATCATTTAGAGATATACAACCTttagaaatttcaaaagaattcgAATCAATAAGGAGAGTTTCGCCGAGAGATTTACAAGATCGAAATTCATTCGACACGATTAATACTATAAATCATATGAGATATCCAAGGCAACAGTATCGTTATTTTGGGAATACCAATAATCCCGAATCACAAGCATGGATATCCAATGTTAAAAATCTTCGAAATGAACAAATTGAAGAGATTCCAAGAAACGTTGATTCGTTACCATCGGAAAATATCTTTGTTCCGAGACCTCAAGtgatcaattatatattttcaaaggattcgtcgatcgaacgaaccgAGAAACCAATTACCatgaaagaaattacaagAACAAACGATGAACCTCGAAAATACGGCGACAATCTTTTGCAAGAGGAACtaaataaggaagaagaagaagaaacaaaagataaaagtacAAAAGTTACGTCGATTGAAATTAGCGAAGTACCTAGACACAAGATACGTCATCATCACGGAGAATGGCTACGTGATTTCTCTCGTGGACAAAATTAA
- the LOC127069258 gene encoding uncharacterized protein LOC127069258 isoform X3 — MLFKVILVIIILRVNLDHGYKIFNEMQENVRKFWIDAICHTRVTKFVNLYGVLTNESLYLEHFFNGLVRGINEEQCEITIFLKTYAIGDPRKEIKRNDKVDLSFDGISLKDSLETTELKVVNDLGDKIKRRKEKEGSIERRVRNDFDVWSLYVILIKNERSMERILNEEESTNWMSRLHFIVMIIPDDVDISVDNKYDVTIERTLKILWLRRQILNVLVFLPFAKNGTNLAYTYDPFFLNKNDERGKLESINVVSKEDIFLRLSRLTHRRTDNMHGYKLNVGLFQQFQTLMKMRDKPSPGTIYEYSSGYNGSNAIILGTIAKYMNFTVNEINPRDQIKYGHELSNGTYVGTLGDIVYDGI; from the exons ATGTTGTTCAAAGTCATTCTCGTGATCATAATTTTACGAGTGAATCTCGATCACGGttacaaaattttcaatgagatgcaagaaaatgtaagaaaattttGGATCGATGCTATATGTCATACGCGAGTGACAAAGTTTGTAAATCTTTATGGGGTATTAACGAACGAGTCACTTTATCTCGAACATTTTTTCAACGGTCTTGTACGTGGTATAAATGAAGAACAATGCGAAATTACGATTTTTCTAAAGACATACGCTATTGGCGATCCccggaaagaaataaaacgtaacGATAAAGTCGATCTATCCTTCGATGGAATATCTTTGAAGGATTCATTAGAAACTACCGAGTTAAAAGTTGTCAACGACTTAggtgataaaataaaaagaagaaaagaaaaagaaggaagcaTAGAAAGAAGGGTAAGAAACGATTTCGACGTATGGTCGTTGTACGTGATACTGATAAAGAACGAACGTTCGATGGAGCGAATTTTGAATGAGGAAGAGTCAACCAACTGGATGTCTCGGCTACACTTCATCGTAATGATAATCCCAGATGACGTAGATATCTCCGTAGATAATAAATACGACgtgacgatcgaacgaactttaaaaatactttGGTTACGACGTCAAATTCTAAACGTTTTAGTTTTTCTACCCTTCGCGAAAAATGGGACAAACTTGGCGTACACTTacgatcctttctttctaaataAGAACGATG AGCGAGGTAAACTCGAATCCATTAACGTCGTCTCAAAAGAGGACATATTTCTACGTTTGTCTCGGTTAACTCATCGTCGTACGGACAATATGCACGGCTACAAATTAAACGTAGGTCTATTTCAACAATTTCAAACTTTAATGAAAATGAGAGATAAACCATCGCCAGGCACGATTTACGAATATTCCAGCGGATATAATGGCTCGAATGCGATTATCCTCGGTACGATTGCTAAATACATGAACTTCACCGTGAACGAGATTAATCCGAGAGATCAAATTAAATACGGACACGAATTATCGAATGGCACTTACGTTGGAACCTTGG GTGACATTGTCTACG ACGGGATATGA
- the LOC127069290 gene encoding 26S proteasome non-ATPase regulatory subunit 4, whose translation MVLESTMICVDNSDYMRNGDFLPTRLQAQQDAVNLVCHSKTRSNPENNVGLITLANVEVLATLTSDVGRILSKLHQVQPNGNLCLITGIRIAHLALKHRQGKNHKMRIVAFVGSPVQIDEKELVKLAKRLKKEKVNVDIISFGEESINNDVLTAFINALNGKDGTGSHLVTVPPGPHLSDALISSPIIQGEDGMGGAGMSGAAFEFGVDPNEDPELALALRVSMEEQRQRQEDEARRAQVNEDVQNKQPETIKEVTNEEAMLKRALAMSLEGAEETTSSTTENTAPTSANIPDFANMSEEEQIAFAMQMSMQDQQDLETQKEEAMEVEEDYSAVMSDAAFLQSVLENLPGVDPQSETVLQAVGSLQQNKDKDKDKDKDKDKDKDKDKTKEKDKDKK comes from the exons ATGGTGCTGGAAAGTACAATGATATG TGTTGATAATAGCGATTATATGAGAAATGGAGATTTTTTGCCAACTCGTCTACAAGCTCAACAAGATGCAGTCAATTTAGTATGTCATTCAAAAACTCGCTCGAATCCAGAGAATAATGTCGGTCTTATAACACTTGCTAA TGTTGAAGTTTTAGCAACCCTTACAAGCGATGTTGGTAGAATACTTTCAAAGCTTCATCAAGTTCAACCAAATGGAAATTTATGTTTAATCACGGGAATTAGAATTGCACAT ttagCATTAAAGCATCGACAGGGTAAGAATCACAAAATGAGAATTGTAGCATTTGTTGGAAGCCCGGTACAAATAGACGAAAAAGAATTGGTGAAATTAGCAAAACGactcaagaaagaaaaggtcaATGTAGATATAATAAGTTTTGGCGAAGAAAGCATTAATAATGATGTATTAACGGCATTTATCAATGCACTGAATGGTAAAGATGGAACTGGTAGCCACCTCGTCACTGTTCCACCTGGTCCCCATTTGTCGGATGCTTTGATCTCTTCTCCTATAATTCAAGGGGAAGATGGTATGGGTGGGGCAGGAATGAGTGGAGCGGCGTTTGAATTTGGTGTTGATCCTAACGAAGATCCTGAGCTCGCATTG gcTTTACGTGTTTCAATGGAGGAACAACGTCAACGACAAGAAGACGAAGCACGTCGAGCGCAAGTAAACGAAGATGTTCAAAACAAACAACCGGAAACTATTAAGGAAGTAACTAACGAGGAAGCGATGTTAAAACGAGCATTGGCGATGTCTCTTGAAGGAGCTGAAGAAACAACATCGTCTACTACTGAGAATACTGCTCCTACTAGCGCGAATATACCTGACTTTGCTAATATGTCGGAAGAAGAACAAATCGCTTTTGCAATGCAGATGTCAATGCAAGATCAAC aAGACCTTGAAAcacagaaagaagaagcaatggaagtagaagaagattATAGTGCTGTTATGTCCGATGCTGCATTTTTACAATCGGTTTTAGAAAATTTACCTGGCGTTGATCCACAGTCCGAAACTGTTCTACAAGCTGTTGGTTCCTTACAACAAAATAAGGACAAGGATAAggacaaagataaagataaagataaagataaagataaagataaaactaaagaaaaagataaagacaaGAAGTAA
- the LOC127069325 gene encoding HIG1 domain family member 2A, mitochondrial: MAKNTIDNNNLDWIKIKEVDVTEDIGQLPETSKDKLYRKVRENPFVPIGTLATVSALVYGLYNFSVGNRKMSQYMMRTRVAAQAFTFVAIITGLILSQKKINT, encoded by the exons ATGGCAAAAAATACTattgacaataataatttggattggataaaaataaaggaagttGACGTTACCGAGGACATTGGACAATTACCTGAAACTTCGAAGgataaattatatcgtaaaGTACGGGAAAATCCTTTCGTACCAATAG gtACGCTTGCCACAGTGTCTGCTCTCGTTTATGGATTATATAACTTTTCTgtaggaaatagaaaaatgtcaCAATACATGATGCGTACACGAGTTGCTGCTCAAGCCTTTACTTTCGTTGCTATAATCACTGGTTTAATATTATCgcagaagaaaattaatacataa
- the LOC127069280 gene encoding rhotekin-like produces the protein MAPIVTRGKKIVSSSKSNYDASEKENIYLRRLTDYQTRVRRRDTVRSVRNATERDLERKVGVEIQIRDGSTKLLAAARHRTQSLEAARALFISNEKMSMYMKELQRRKKNSSETSKSSESTATVSLSELRFPLMWKDLDHFKNRGDYRRFAVFCMARIGTEICDTSLLCPIDRTHTDITFVNPLIFNNVPAEFELRLEIYSCMLEEDFSIASTPLKITKTIHSSISKTLGKRLSASLNGDINPVQLGPRFELAASAKLTIEETENGVRTHDLVINHVENKNCMLPLFGYFCCRLAVEPECVNSDIYAGIIDINGQKYWARLRNFCIKTWFSRELEDEEKNVIYTIPIDKETIIQPSKHSSRKLLITNFIDGIKKTIIIVLKSNKEALEWLKYLTTHSKDHSRWKSAGQTIQEVHSTDNISIFCNNRQGSLYDETSLIESIPSSLYSTQRFSVQDISCTIPSNVSGNTSNLHTRSLRNNSMYKLSSIGAKHRWSFLNKDQS, from the exons ATGGCTCCTATAGTAACCCGCGGAAAGAAAATAGTGTCTTCGTCTAAATCGAATTACGATGCCtcggaaaaggaaaatatttatttgcgtCGTTTGACCGATTACCAAACTCGAGTACGAAGACGAGATACTGTAAGAAGTGTAAGAAATGCTACG gaACGTGATTTAGAACGAAAAGTAGGCGTAGAAATTCAAATTAGGGATGGATCTACAAAGTTGCTGGCAGCAGCTCGCCATCGTACACAAAGTTTGGAAGCGGCGCGAGCTTTGtttatatcgaatgaaaaaatgtcTATGTATATGAAAGAATTACAACGTCGTAAAAAGAATTCGTCCGAAACGTCGaa GTCATCTGAAAGTACAGCGACAGTTTCACTTTCTGAGCTTAGATTTCCATTGATGTGGAAAGATTTggatcattttaaaaatcgtgGGGATTATAGAAGATTTGCTGTGTTTTGTATGGCTCGCATAGGGACAGAGATATGCGATACTAGCTTACTCTGTCCCATAGACAGAACGCATACAGATATTACCTTTGTTAATCCTTTAATATT TAATAATGTACCAGCAGAGTTTGAATTGAGGTTGGAAATTTATAGCTGTATGCTAGAAGAAGACTTTAGTATTGCAAGTACACCattgaaaattacaaaaacaaTACATTCGTCGATATCCAAAACACTTGGTAAAAGATTGAGTGCCTCTTTGAATGGAGATATCAATCCTGTTcaatt aGGTCCACGCTTTGAATTAGCTGCCTCTGCCAAACTGACTatagaagaaacagaaaatggTGTACGAACGCATGATCTTGTTATAAATCATGTTG AAAACAAGAATTGCATGTTACCACTTTTTGGATACTTTTGTTGTCGCTTAGCAGTCGAACCCGAATGCGTTAACTCGGATATTTATGCAGggataattgatataaatggTCAGAAGTATTGGGCACGTCTGCGTAATTTTTGCATTAAAACGTGGTTTTCTAGAGAATtggaagacgaagagaaaaatgtgaTTTATACTATTCCTATCGATAAA GAAACTATCATTCAGCCCTCGAAACATTCATCTAGGAAacttttaataacaaattttatcgatgGTATCAAAAAGACGattataatcgtattaaaatcaaacaaaGAAGCTTTGGAATGGTTGAAGTATTTAACGACTCATTCGAAAGATCATAGCAGGTGGAAAAGTGCAGGGCAAACGATTCAAGAAGTACATTCGACGGATAATATCTCTATCTTCTGTAATAATAGACAAGGTTCTCTGTATGATGAAACATCATTGATag aatcTATTCCATCCAGTTTGTATAGTACACAGAGGTTCTCAGTACAAGACATTTCTTGTACTATACCTAGCAATGTTTCTGGCAATACGTCGAATCTTCATACTCGATCATTACGCAATAATAGTATGTACAAATTAAGTTCTATTGGCGCGAAGCATCGCTGGTCCTTTTTAAACAAAGATCAGTCATGA
- the LOC127069258 gene encoding uncharacterized protein LOC127069258 isoform X1, which translates to MLFKVILVIIILRVNLDHGYKIFNEMQENVRKFWIDAICHTRVTKFVNLYGVLTNESLYLEHFFNGLVRGINEEQCEITIFLKTYAIGDPRKEIKRNDKVDLSFDGISLKDSLETTELKVVNDLGDKIKRRKEKEGSIERRVRNDFDVWSLYVILIKNERSMERILNEEESTNWMSRLHFIVMIIPDDVDISVDNKYDVTIERTLKILWLRRQILNVLVFLPFAKNGTNLAYTYDPFFLNKNDERGKLESINVVSKEDIFLRLSRLTHRRTDNMHGYKLNVGLFQQFQTLMKMRDKPSPGTIYEYSSGYNGSNAIILGTIAKYMNFTVNEINPRDQIKYGHELSNGTYVGTLGDIVYGRAEVTFASFFVKTYGKSNNNFEFTIQTGYDSICVFVPKARKIPKWLRIHHMFEPSIWLCSIISPIMVYLMCYVLLLFTR; encoded by the exons ATGTTGTTCAAAGTCATTCTCGTGATCATAATTTTACGAGTGAATCTCGATCACGGttacaaaattttcaatgagatgcaagaaaatgtaagaaaattttGGATCGATGCTATATGTCATACGCGAGTGACAAAGTTTGTAAATCTTTATGGGGTATTAACGAACGAGTCACTTTATCTCGAACATTTTTTCAACGGTCTTGTACGTGGTATAAATGAAGAACAATGCGAAATTACGATTTTTCTAAAGACATACGCTATTGGCGATCCccggaaagaaataaaacgtaacGATAAAGTCGATCTATCCTTCGATGGAATATCTTTGAAGGATTCATTAGAAACTACCGAGTTAAAAGTTGTCAACGACTTAggtgataaaataaaaagaagaaaagaaaaagaaggaagcaTAGAAAGAAGGGTAAGAAACGATTTCGACGTATGGTCGTTGTACGTGATACTGATAAAGAACGAACGTTCGATGGAGCGAATTTTGAATGAGGAAGAGTCAACCAACTGGATGTCTCGGCTACACTTCATCGTAATGATAATCCCAGATGACGTAGATATCTCCGTAGATAATAAATACGACgtgacgatcgaacgaactttaaaaatactttGGTTACGACGTCAAATTCTAAACGTTTTAGTTTTTCTACCCTTCGCGAAAAATGGGACAAACTTGGCGTACACTTacgatcctttctttctaaataAGAACGATG AGCGAGGTAAACTCGAATCCATTAACGTCGTCTCAAAAGAGGACATATTTCTACGTTTGTCTCGGTTAACTCATCGTCGTACGGACAATATGCACGGCTACAAATTAAACGTAGGTCTATTTCAACAATTTCAAACTTTAATGAAAATGAGAGATAAACCATCGCCAGGCACGATTTACGAATATTCCAGCGGATATAATGGCTCGAATGCGATTATCCTCGGTACGATTGCTAAATACATGAACTTCACCGTGAACGAGATTAATCCGAGAGATCAAATTAAATACGGACACGAATTATCGAATGGCACTTACGTTGGAACCTTGG GTGACATTGTCTACGGTAGAGCGGAAGTAACTTTTGCGTCTTTCTTCGTGAAAACCTATGgcaaaagtaataataatttcgaatttacTATCCAGACGGGATATGACAGCATCTGCGTGTTCGTACCGAAGGCACGCAAAATACCGAAGTGGCTTCGAATACATCACATGTTTGAACCGTCTATCTGGCTTTGTTCGATAATTTCACCAATTATGGTCTACCTGATGTGCTACGTATTACTGTTATTTACGAGGTAA